In Trichocoleus sp. FACHB-46, a single genomic region encodes these proteins:
- a CDS encoding DUF3471 domain-containing protein, whose amino-acid sequence MLSNSENDVKDISLHLLESRYPLTKHHPLRQRQAISVDPNLFDEYVGRYELAPNFILTITKEHDRLYAQATGQSQVELFAETETQFFIREVDAQITFIRDPQGPVKHLILQQAGQEITAPKLNQVSG is encoded by the coding sequence GTGCTGTCGAATTCAGAGAATGATGTCAAGGATATTAGCTTGCATCTGTTAGAATCCCGTTATCCCCTGACTAAACATCATCCACTCAGGCAACGTCAGGCAATCTCTGTCGATCCCAACCTGTTTGATGAGTATGTGGGACGCTATGAGCTCGCTCCAAACTTTATTCTCACCATTACGAAAGAACACGATCGACTCTACGCTCAAGCTACTGGGCAATCTCAGGTTGAGTTATTTGCAGAAACAGAGACTCAGTTTTTTATCAGGGAAGTCGATGCTCAAATTACCTTCATTCGAGATCCGCAAGGTCCTGTGAAGCACTTGATTCTACAGCAGGCAGGACAGGAAATCACAGCTCCAAAATTGAATCAGGTTTCAGGATAA